The following are encoded together in the Bos javanicus breed banteng chromosome X, ARS-OSU_banteng_1.0, whole genome shotgun sequence genome:
- the GABRQ gene encoding gamma-aminobutyric acid receptor subunit theta, whose product MSIRGMLRAAVFLLLIRTWLAEGSDLSSTPKFHVELSSTVPEVVLNLFDCKNCANEATVHKILDRVLSNYDSRLRPNFGGTPVPVGVSIYVSSIEQISEVTMDYTITMFFHQTWKDPRLAYHETNLNLTLDYRLFEKLWVPDCYFLNSKEAFVHDATVENRVFQLHPDGTVRYGIRLTTTAACSMNLEKFPLDKQTCKLEVESYGYTVDDILLYWEGSGNAVQGTEKLHIPQFSFLGKTISTKEVFFYTGSYVRLILRFLVKREVTSYLVQIYWPSVLTTVVSWISFWMNYESSAARVTVGLTSMLILNSINSHLRNQFPQFSCIKAIDIYMVVCFFFVFLSLVEYVYINYLFYNRRGSRRSQRQLRRALRVMERYRYREVIVHTAFNDQVHLEDETDSPPSSPWWAGLASPESLGSLASLTKEAPLASSESLSSLSSLFDGASLATTESLSDLPSTSEQVVHDDGIRVNGIDVDNSVVPTEIRNLAETHDPEEDPEESSDSDESEDNGPSKKRLLVHGQRHVQEATYELQEICNTLRDIHSLPDDVIVESGYPDLEEQLKRKVDGTGSLHSDDFMDFDGDKESNSESDNSFPPSPGCSFSKGFSSDLFHPDYIPKVDQCCRLLFPLAFVVFNIVYWVYHIY is encoded by the exons ATGAGCATCCGAGGGATGCTGCGAGCCGCTGTGTTTCTGCTGCTCATCAGAACCTGGCTCGCGGAGGGCAGTGACCTCAGTTCCACCCCGAAATTCCACGTAGAGCTCTCTTCCACCGTGCCCGAAGTCGTCCTGAACCTCTTCGACTG CAAAAATTGTGCAAATGAAGCTACAGTTCACAAGATTTTGGACAGGGTGCTGTCGAACTATGATAGCCGTCTGAGGCCCAATTTTGGAG GCACCCCTGTGCCAGTGGGAGTGTCTATCTATGTCTCCAGTATTGAACAGATCTCAGAAGTGACTATG GACTATACCATTACGATGTTTTTTCATCAGACCTGGAAAGATCCACGTTTAGCGTATCATGAGACCAACCTGAACTTGACCCTGGACTATCGACTGTTTGAGAAGTTGTGGGTCCCTGACTGCTACTTTCTAAATAGCAAGGAGGCATTTGTTCATGATGCAACTGTGGAAAACCGCGTGTTTCAGCTTCACCCAGATGGAACTGTGCGGTATGGCATACG GCTCACCACCACAGCAGCTTGTTCCATGAATCTGGAAAAATTCCCTCTGGACAAGCAGACCTGCAAGCTGGAGGTGGAGAGCT ATGGCTACACAGTTGACGACATCCTGCTCTACTGGGAAGGCAGTGGGAATGCCGTCCAGGGGACAGAGAAGCTTCACATCCCTCAGTTCAGCTTCCTGGGAAAGACGATCAGTACCAAAGAGGTGTTTTTCTACACAG GTTCCTATGTGCGCCTGATCCTGAGGTTCCTGGTCAAAAGGGAAGTCACCAGTTACCTTGTGCAGATCTATTGGCCCAGCGTCCTTACCACTGTTGTTTCTTGGATATCATTTTGGATGAACTATGAATCTTCTGCAGCCAGGGTGACAGTCG GTTTGACTTCAATGCTCATCCTGAACTCCATCAACTCACATCTGCGGAATCAATTCCCCCAATTTTCCTGTATCAAGGCCATCGACATCTATATGGTCGTATGCTTCTTCTTCGTGTTCTTGTCCTTGGTGGAGTATGTCTACATCAACTACCTTTTCTACAACCGAAGAGGATCCCGGCGTTCTCAGAGGCAACTCAGAAGAGCCCTAAGAGTCATGGAGCGCTACCGCTACCGAG aagtGATTGTTCATACAGCATTCAATGACCAGGTTCACCTAGAAGATGAAACTGACTCTCCTCCCTCTAGCCCATGGTGGGCCGGCCTAGCAAGCCCAGAAAGTCTTGGCTCTTTGGCCTCCCTCACAAAGGAGGCACCACTGGCCTCCTCAGAAAGCCTCAGTTCGCTGTCCTCTCTCTTTGATGGGGCCTCGCTGGCCACCACAGAAAGCCTGAGTGATCTCCCGTCCACCTCAGAGCAGGTGGTGCACGATGACGGCATTCGAGTTAATGGTATTGATGTTGATAACAGTGTTGTTCCCACCGAAATCCGCAACCTTGCTGAGACCCATGACCCAGAAGAAGACCCTGAGGAGAGCTCTGACTCCGATGAGAGTGAAGACAATGGCCCCAGCAAGAAGCGTCTGCTTGTCCATGGCCAGAGGCATGTGCAAGAAGCAACCTATGAGCTTCAGGAGATCTGTAACACCCTTCGTGATATCCATAGCTTACCTGATGATGTCATAGTTGAGAGCGGCTACCCTGACCTTGAGGAGCAACTCAAGCGTAAAGTTGACGGTACCGGAAGCCTCCATAGTGATGATTTTATGGACTTTGATGGAGACAAGGAGAGCAACTCGGAGTCTGATAACAGTTTCCCCCCA